A region of the Cardiocondyla obscurior isolate alpha-2009 linkage group LG03, Cobs3.1, whole genome shotgun sequence genome:
CATATAAAAATGAGAGACAGATTGATATgcattttcatataaaaactGAAAGAGTGATTGATAAATATTCTGTTTCAGAAATCATAAAACTATTTCATTCATGTaaaaccgagagagcgatcgATATGCTTTCTGTTTCTGAAAACGCAaaactatattacaattaGGAAAAAGCAAGACAAcgattaatatacattttttttccgtacacgtaaaattaaaagagtagattaataaaagaactaaatttttttccataaaataaaatattacttctaTAATCAAcgttgtatattataaaaaaactaaaaaatatatataaaggtgtttattaacttttatgAGGTACACCAGGACTTTCGTTGTCCCATACATATTCTTTAcataactttttctttataaactATAATGCTAAACATAATACTTAAACATCTACTAACAAATTACAAcataaaacttttatcgcCACTATGAAAAACAGAACTTTCCTTTTACACCGCTTTTTTCTCCTGTTCTCcccttttccattttctttacaatttcCTCCTTTCCTTTACTTTCTCTTCCGCTCACCACCTTTAAACCATTATATCCTACGCTTTACAATATTAccttatttttaaacttaaaattctatctttacattcttctattttcttatgTCCATCAATTCCTgtaaaccaaaaaaaaaaaaagaacttaatcTTACGCTATCTTATATCACTACCTTATAATTACGcgccgagaaagagagagatcgcACTTTAAATCCTACCTTTAACCTATTTCgctactaaaaaatataattcactatattttattcttgtaAAATCAAGAAAGTGATCAATATGTATTCTGTTTCAGCTAAcgtgaaattatattacatttatgtaaAACCGAGAGTACGATTGACACGCATTAGTCTCTATTAACGTGAAAccatattttaaacatttaaaacagaGAGAGCGATCGATATACATTCTGTTTCCGAAAACGTGAaacaatatttcatttttgtgTAAAACTGAGAAAGTCATTGATATGTATTTTGTTTCCAaaaacgcgaaactatattttatttttgtaaaaccgAAAAAGCGTTTGATATGCATTCTGATTcaaaaaacgcgaaattatattcttttctaGTATAACCGTGAgaacgaataaatttattaggacagtttaaattttttttatttataaaaaacttttaaagattattacctttttttaaaggttttttaaaaatatttttttaaagtaattttctttttttaaaaataataaaaaaaaattttttaaacataataattattttaataaaaaaaaaaaaataaaaaataatacatatttataaatagaaaaattatcttacataaaatatatcaaaaagCAATTTTATCATTCAATTATCAATGTTAGTAACACAGTATTTCCCAAAAAAatcataaagttttatttgataaatattaatatatcaattGATTTAAACATTCAATAGACATTCAAAAACATTGTACTCTACCTTGTATCATCGTTGTTTTCCGATGATACATCTCTGGTCAGAGTAAATGTCTGACATTCTCACAACTAAAGCTCTTCTCAGATGTGACATGTCCCGCTCCAGCTAACAAGGAGAGCCCAGACCCACTGGGTCACCGATTTTCTTGAGATTTAGcctgtatattatattgataCAGAAGTCTCCTATGTTATTCGGAGACGATACACTTCTTAAGCATTTACGAGAAATCGCGATTTAAAGTTTTGCCTGTCCTTTTACTATCACTGCGTAAGAACGAATTTTTGAAGCACGGCGTAGTGCACAGAACTAGGCGACGAACTAGAAGTCTGCATGTTGCCGGTTTGCGTCCcatttttccatattttttttttttttttttaatacattattgtacgctgcaataaaatttattattaatttaatttttgcgtctaaaaatacattttataatacatatttgagttttttttatagaaaaaataacaattttttaataaacggttTATGaacatacagggtgtctggttGAGTAGTGAGCATCTCTTAGTTATTGGTAGAactcgaaaatataaataggaaagtcccgtaccattttgcaaaattctcaatcgttattgagaaaaaaattaaaatgcataaaatgtatagacgtaaaagcgacaaggaagctgcgtgTGAATGAGcacgacaggcgaatggctagaaatggcgccgtcgtctgtcgcgctcacttacgcacagcttccttgtcgctcttacgcctatacattttatgcattttaattttgttctcaataacgattgagaattttgcaaaatggtacgggactttcctatttgtattttcgagttctatctataactaagagatgctcactactcaaccagacaccctgtatatgtatattatgtataacTCAGCATTATAATTCGGtgatatgttaaaataaataagatatataaaatctatttataactatttatttgtttattatattttcatttattttaatttgattttaattaataggttaattgtttaataatataaaaatatatttggtTACAATAACATATGTGTCATCGTGTATCAGCGATGATACTCAGATGTCTCATCTTGTTTTACAACTAACAAAAAGATATCTATATACTTGTCAGCAACTCTGATCACAAAGCTTCTGGATCTGCGAACAATCCGGAGGCGAGtcagtaacaaataaataaagtaacagTAAACATCagttataattttgtacaattttcttgtgaaaagttttaaaatggATCAACCACCTAGTACGTCCaccgcaaaaataaatttacaattagaAGACAAACGAATTAATGTGTTAAAAACGGAAGATTTTAAGGGAGAATTAACAAATGcctttaaatattgttattctTTACTTAAATCAAATAATCTTTTAACTAACTGATAAACCTCCAGAAAAAATAAGTTCTGTGTCAATAGTTATGGGTGAagtaatttacgaaaaaataataaacattttatcagATCGACAAATGGTTGTAGATgacgatttaatattattgcagACTTCTAGCTCGTCGTCTAGTTCTGTGCACTACGCCGTGCTTCAAAAATTCGTTTTTACGCAGTGTTAGATAGTAAGTTGTATACGACCATCATTTTGAAATACGTCAAAGGATAGGATTGTAATCTAGAAACGATAAGCCGATTCGCGACACCACTTAACGACAATAGCGTCCGTCTAGACAAAAAGACGCCGTAGGCGTGCACTTAGCGACAGCATCGCAACTCTTTCCGAAAATTGATTGGTTTCTGCTATCACTAAGCGACGCGCATCGTCCAATTATAAGCAAGATGAATATGATGAGCGTGCGGCTGCGGAAGAAAACTTACTTACTTCGCTATTGTACACCGTTGAAAGAACATCGGAAATATACGATTTCAAAAACTACAAtgtgattattaaataattctcgaaATATAACATTGGGAATTAACCTTCCTTGTGTTACTACATAACATTTTGGTGCCTTCTGTGAGGTCGTGCTACGACCTCGCGTGATGAagtgaatattaaaacaagaaagacaattaaaatcaataaaaattctcgGTGTTCATATTCGGTGATCCACCGACAaggaacaattaaatatacaaggGCGCTCAGCTCGGCAATCCGCCGACGGAAGACGATATAGACGCGACGATTCCCGAACTAAACAATCCGCCGACAGAGGACAACCCGGATGCAGCAGCTCTTGGATTCGACAACCTACCTACGGAGAGATCTGCTGAGACGACTACATCCAGCTTGCGCATTTTAGCAGAGATTCAGAACGCGAGTTACATACGCAACGAATTTAAAGTAAGAACGTATCGTTTCCATACGGTCTTTCATTACAGATAATGGCCGaacgaattaaattcttatctCAAAAACGCAAGGCGTTAAAGGCTCAATTAACAAATGTAGCAAACATACTCGAACGCGGACAATTagataatgttaatttaaatttaagattgaCGCATTTAACAGAGTTATATCGCGCATTTGAAAATTATCATGATGAACTCGTATTGATTGATCCAAAGGATGTGTTACGTCAAGGGTTGGAAATTTTATGTGAGTTTATTTACCGCTTCtcggatgcttaggaaaaGGCACGAGAGCTGgtaaggaggaggaaaggacTTGGAGAGTGACGTAATAGCCGATCTGTGCGTGGCGCGTATTTGGAGGGGCCACGCTTAAAcgcactaggaatgggttTGAGTCGGTTGCGTGGAGAAACTAGCGCGtagtatttgttctttttagggaaagaaatttaattcttattccctgggatagaACTTGAGGTGGTTTTTCGCAGCAAAGGATACTTTGGTTAAGTTGAAATAACTATTTCTGAGTTTTCAGTAAGGTAGtttgacaattttaatattaattaaatacaagtttagaataaaaaaacagattatACGAATTTAGtgagataattatataaaaagaaagaggaaggggacttaacaaaagatataatttaaacattttaaaaattacaaaaaaaagaaaaagaaaaaagaaatgtattaattacagAGTTTAAAactaacaaatataatttaagattGAGGACATTACTCTAAGTCTATCTCTACGATTTCTGTAATCCGGGCCGTCGACCTCGGAAATACTctgtcgatcaacctgatcggagccaaGAAGGgatgttccaccccgggataataaatgagaatATTATGATCAGGAGTCGCCCTTCTGGcttctctcctgatctcctcaggatcaaaTGAGTCGGGGCCTATTGtataggccctttccgggacgggatccgtccacggagtgcaggtgctccggaggagttcgaggagagggtctacgacttctcttggttcctcttgctcctccaggaactctacgctcggggcgggggaaggggaatgttccgggctgtcaggctcatgcCAGGAGATGGTTTCGTTCTCGGCaaaggagtcgacctcctcgggttccccaggataaggagtcggtgaccggatgggagaggagcatgctcttgGAGCAACTCCAGGAGAAGGTCCGGAGGAATTCAAGGAAATGTCTGGAGTATAGGATGGAGAAGTagggcggaacagctccggctcaggttgGGACGATGAAGTCGACCTCGAACGCGACGGTGATGGTGTTCGCGGCGGAGTATCCTTCTCTGACTCAAGGTCTTCACTGTTTATCGGTGAGTTGGGACGTACGGAGGGCGGAGGAGACCATGACCGCTCTGATCTGAGTTTCGGAGGTTTCGGCGTGACCTCCCttggcgctgccgcgaataagaattgGACAAAGAAGCTTTGAACCAATTCTCGCAACTCTCGTATCTTGCGATTTCTtcgggcgcggcttttcttaatGGATCGAAGAtttcttgattccactaaaaggtgtcaatttgaatttgattttaatgaaatgattAAAGCGGGAAATatgtcagggcaacacgcCACATTCTTCCTTCCGGATCTCTCTATAGATCGCTTCAAATATTCTCCCGGTACCTCTGTCCGGATAGACCATCACTCAAGCTAAGGTTtagatagtcaccatttactggcagcATATCGTAACCTCTGACAGGAGGAGACCCATTAACCGAATCGAATCAGGGGAGAATTCAAAGGATTCTAGAGAGATGCCTACTTCGGAAAACGCaaacggcaccctggcaacacccacgtcattcatttttcaagaatataaattttagaattttagtggaatcatttaaaaaaggaGAAAGTAATGaggttaaatgaaataatgagacttacttttcgTTGTCTTTGGTTGCTCTCGGACGAGTCCCTCGCAACTTCTTTATTGGTATAGAGACAGCAGTGAGTCACGAGTCACACACAAAACGATAGTTGGTTCGTGAAAaaattcagagactgaatgagagcgagtcccgcttaaacacgcggttttataaccttGGAAAAGGGGTGAGCTAGCGccggattttcatttttgaaaaagtcagtgctctgatttggcAGCCATGTCCttccactttttcttttcttaattattggttattcagatctcatcccttctctgattttcctAAGCTCTAAATTTCGtccttagatttttaattagtggtgaggagttcccgatatctattggcccGAGAGAAAAAACTCGGTTGTACtaaactccgcccgcatggcttccccttccaactttccagaatattgtcattaatagtTGGGAGAAAATTCTTAAGGACCCCTTTTTgttatcaccgggtcgcgtttgtttatgggatccggtcgcgtgtcatattcttatgactgCAGAGCTTTCGCCCCCTTCGTTTGTTTATACTTTGTAGTTGCGatctcaagtgcttcacttatcgccagatatttgatattgattccAAATCgttttaggttccttctaatattctttgaAGAGTTTTCTGTTTAGGTTTTCCGTCGGTATCTATGCCGTGATtgttttaagtttaatttaagcatccggcgataaggatttcggagtgtaaattttttcttctggaagcctggaagttctctctcgtcaccaaatagtcacggtttactctttttatctaatttattaaacgcgtgtcggaaaaaaggagaagtggagtccgaggacgtaacagATGAACACGAAACtgaatttacaaatttacaagATAGATATTATACAATCGCTAccaaaatacataatttaaattccgcGAGCACATCGAGTGCGAATGAAAATAGTACAAATAGCGATAATGTTTCAATATCACCGGTAACAACGCCCAGTAATGAACAAGAGATAAAACTTCCCGACGCGCCGTTACCGATGTTTGACGGTAAATTCGAAGAATGGTTATCATTCAAAAACTCGTTTCGAAATCTAATTGATAGGCGATCAAGACTCTCTGACGTAGACAaactatattatttaaaatcggCATTAAAAGGCGAAGCAgccaataaaataaaaattcttactaTTGACGGAATAAATAATAGCAAAGCCTGGGAATTATTAGAACGCGCATACGAAAATAAACGAACTTTAGTCTCTAGACATCTTACTTTATTACGAAACATGAGCCAACTTGACAGGGAAACTACGAGcaatttaacaaaaatcgcgGATGACGCGCAACAACATTTAGAGACATTAAGTTCATTAGGGGTGTCCGTCAGTCCCGAAATggctattaatattattgaatcCAAATTGCCGAAAAGTACGTTAGACAAATGGGAATCATCTTTTGATAAAGATAAACCCGCCACGCTTGATTTCATGCATGAGTTTTTGTACAAAAGAGCCGTATGTGTTTCAAAACGCGATAGGAATCAAATGCCGGAATCCGATCGCGATAAAGGAGAGCCATTAGCTAAGAAAAGACGCCAACACGTACCACATAATACATTTATGTCAAATACAATGCGTAATTGCATCGCGTGTAATGCAAAACGACATCCTCTATACGCGTGTGATAAATTCCAACGTTTATCGGTATCTAAACGATTCGAAATCGTGAAACGCGCAAGATTATGTTACACATGTTTAAAATCACATATTGGAATTCCATGCAAGGCTCTTCCTTGCTCAGTCTGTAAAAAACGTCATAACACGCTTCTACATTTCGAACAGTCAACTCTCAATCAAAAAACTGAAAATTTAAAACCCGAAACAGATAAAACCGATTGACTAAATGCGATTCGGGAGAGAACGGTTAACGTTAATGCATCAATCGCCAATTATGCGTCCCAATTAATTACAAGCGCAAtggtttatatatatacaaacaAACACAAAGTTATAAAGTGCCGTGCGCTGTTAGATACTTGCGCTAgcgcgaattttatttcgcaatccGCTATAAATCGTTTAGGCATACGCCCAGTTCCTCAGACCATACCAATCAGTGCAATTAATAACTTAGATTCCGAATCTAGAGGAATAGTACGAATCACTATACAATCTATTTACAACGATTTCCGAAATGAATTAACGTGTCTTACTCTCCCGACGATAGCTGATATGATTCCGTCTGACATTTTTTCTCGCGAGTCAATTACTATACCACAAAATCTTAAACTCGCAGATCCTGAGTTCCATTTGCCACGACCTATTGACTTGTTAATTGGTTCATGCACCACCTTATCTTTATTCTCGATAGGACAAATTAACATATCGGAGAAGGGCATTAATTTATACCTTCAAAAAACACGATTAGGATGGGTAATCGCCGGTAGATCAACAACACAGCAATCGTCTAAAATTACCTCGTATTACTTAAATTCATTAGaaacgcaattaaataaattttggaCGATTGAAGAGGTAGCGTCTAAGAAGATAATATCAACGGAAGACCAGAGATGCGAAAcacattttttagaaaatgtatCTAGAAATAGTAGCGAACAGTACATAGTCCGTTTACCTTTCCGAGAATCTAATCCTTGCATCGGTGATTCACAAACTATTGCCCacaaacaattattattacttgaaCGGAAACTAAAACGAGATCCGGTCTTACATCACAAATATTCGCAGATAATAAAGGAATATCAAGGTTTAGGACATATGTCAGTGATCGACACACAAGATAACAATGGATATTACATGTCCCATCACGCCGTATTTAAGAAGTCAAATAACACCACTAAAACTAGAATTGTTTTTGATGCATCAGCTAAATCTACGTCAGGCGTGTCATTGAATGATGTATTAATGATAGGACCTACaattcaagaaaaattatttctacatttaatcCGTTTTAGAACATATAACTATGTCATGACGGCAGACATAGAAAAAATGTACAGACAAGTATTAGTCCATAAGGACGATCGTAAATATCAACGTATTCTTTGgcaagaaaataatacgctgaaaactttacaattaaatacgTTAACGTTCGGTATTTCATCCTTGCCTTATCTCGCAATTCGCACATTACACAAACTCGCGGACGATGAAGGATATAATTATCCGAAAGCTGCTCACGTTTTAAAAAGTCACTTATATGTAGACGATTTACTTACAGGCGCAGACTCGGTAAAGGAGTTTTGAATTATTCGAGAggaaataattactttattatctCGCGGCGGATTCTCAATTAGACAATGGGCCTCTAACGACTCGCGAATCATTTGCGATTTGTTAAACGATGCCATTCACgcgaattttatattaaacaatgGTTATTCATTAAAAACATTAGGCATTTCATGGAACGCACGCGAagataaattatgttatacCGCACACGCAATCAATGACGCAGCATCAATAACTAAAAGAACTATACTATCGGAAATTGCAAAAATACGATCCAATCGGCTTGATGGGCCCTGTAGTATTATATGCTAAATGTTTAATGCAGGATATATGGCGTCATGGTTTACATTGGGATGAGTCCGTTccgcaaataatttattcaaaatgGTTAGAGTTTAGcactcaattaaaaattatgaaacaaaTAACATTCGACCGGAAGATATTCCTAAATGATTACAATGATGTTCAACTTCACGGGTTCTGCGATGCCAGCTCTGTAGGATACGGTGCGTGCCTTTACATGCGAACTCCCGGAATAAATGATCGAGTCAATAGTGAATTAATTTGTGCAAAATCTCGCGTAGCTCCTCTTAAACCGATCACAATACCTCGACTTAAGCTTTGCGGAGCATTATTATTAACACGATTATATCAAGAAATTACAGACATAACACGAATCAAATCGAATCGAATAATATTTTGGTGCGATTCGACCATCGTATTGCAATGGTTGAAAACACCCCCGCATCTATTGAAAACATACATTGCGAATAGAGTCGCCGAAGTGCAAGAGATCGCGAATTCAGTAGAATGGCGTCATATAAGATCGGAAGATAACCCCGCGGACGCGATATCAAAAGGACAGCTTCCTAatgattttgttaaaaatcagTTATGGAGTTGTGGACCATCGTGGTTagcaaaacgcgaaaataaatggcCAAATGAGTGTCCGTCTGTAGAACAAATACccgaattaaaaaagaacgcATGCTTCTTGACTACATCGATCGATCGcgacataattaaaaaatattcgtcatataataaaacatgCAAAATTATCACTTATTGTTGTCGCTGGAAAAAGGATAACAAACACACGGGACAATTAAGCGTAGAGGAAATTTATAAGGCTGAAATCCGGGTACTAAAGATTGTCCAAGCTACCGAATTTGCAAAAGAGATAAGACCGGTCAAATGATAGAGTCAGGTAGGATTGTAAATCTAAGTCCCTTCCTAGATTTCGAAGGCTTAATTCGGGTGGGAGGACGTCTTCCCTcatctaatttaaattactcacAAAAACACCCTATATTATTACCAAGCAAAAATCATGTTACCGATCAAATCATCCGTGAATATCATAAAAATCACTATCACACAGGAATTCAAACCACTTTATATATACTCCGGCAAAAATTTTGGATTTTAGATGGGCGAAATCAAGTACAAAGGATAGTTCGATCATGTACGCGTTGTTTTCGATTCGATCCAACTaccataaaatataaaataggaAATCTTCCATCAGCGCGCGTACGGGAATCCATGCCTTTTAACAACACCGGCGTTGACTTTTGCGGCCCGTTCCACataaaggagaaaaaattcagaaaccggaacaaaattaaagtttatatctgtatatttatatgcatgACCATAAAAGCAGTACATATAGAAGTCGTGAGCGATCTATCTATTGCGGCACTTTGTCAATTTATAGCTAGACGCGGATTACCCGAACATATTTTTTCAGACAATGGCACAAACTTTGTAGGAACTAATAATCAATTGAAAGAAATGTACGCGTTGTTTAATTCTGACGAGCATAAAAAGATCGTTAACAAATACGCGAATGAACATAAGATCACATGGCACTTTATACCTCCTGTAGCACCTCATTTCGGAGGACTTTGGGAATCCAccgtaaaacaatttaaacatCATTTTAAACGTGTAATTGGCGATTGCTTATTTACTTTCGAGgaattaaatacttttgtgGTCGAAATTGAGAGAATCTTGAACTGTTGTATACGACCATCATTTTGAAATACGTCAAAGGATAGGATTGTAATCTAGAAACGATAAGCCGAATCGCGACATCACTTAACGACAATAGCGTCCGTCTAGACAAAAAGATGCCGTAGGCGTGCACTTAGCGACAGCATCGCAACTCTTTCCGAAAATTGATTGGTTTCTGCTATCACTAAGCGACGCGCATCGTCCAATTATAAGCAAGATGAATATGATGAGCGTGCGGCTGCGGAAGAAAACTTACTTACTTCGCTATTGTACACCGTTGAAAGAACATCAGAAATATACAATTTCAAAAACTACAGtgtgattattaaataattctcgaaATATAACATTGGGAATTAACCTTCCTTGTGTTACTACATAACACGCAGTGATAGTAAAGGGACAGGCAAAACTTTAAATCGCGATTTCTCGTAAATGCTTGAGAAGTGCATCGTCTCCGAATAACATAGGAGACTTCTGtatcaatataatatacagACTGAATCTCAAGAAAATCGGTAACCCAGTGGATCTGGGCTCTCCTTGTCAGTCcacgctttcttgtcgctctcgcgcgtatataaattaatttttttatcgaaaacgAGTAAGAGTTTTAGAAAACGGTATAGAACTTTTCGTCTTCTTTTTAAACGTTCTATCTACcctaaaagttttttttatgtatgtttgggacaccttgtatatgtatacataatgATATATGacattgtataaatatatccAAGTACACAATATAaagatttacaataaaatactGTCGTGGCCGGTTTATTTAACGCAAAAAGGCGGGTGTAAGTCCTTCGTATTCGAGCACGCGGCGGCACGCGGTGAGCACGTGTTCGCCTTGTAAGATCCGCACTGAATTTAGGATGAGTTTCTGGTGAGTTTTACTATAGGGTGAGGTCGGTCCTTTTGATAGTTATATAGAGTTCGCAATGAGTCTAAACTGCAAgcacaattatattatgagACCAAAACTCTGCGAAGTCTGACGAGTTACTGaacacgaggttcaacacgcctcgtgctgcaggatgatgtcttccagaagattcttggcgtgttgcacactgcgaagatgatctggatgagttgcactggagacaaggcgatgagttgaacgatgagtagCACGATGAGTAGCATGATGAGTAAGAATTCTGAGagaagcacactgcacgttgttgcacacgaggtgatgcttggcacGGCTGAGTGAACACTGATaagcctcgagccggcaacgccttcgagaatcggaggcgattatcgaacgacagatcgatatcgatccgtcgccggtgatcagccacgaggtgctgcccccgcggcggtgaaataattaattactaacttTAAATCTTGAAcaagaaaagataaagagagcaagtaaataaaaaaaagaattgaaaagaaaaaaacaaagaaaaaaagaaaaaaaggaaggaagaaagttaattaaagaaaaggaaaaaaaggaaaaagaaaaagggaaaaaaaagtcaaaagaaagaaaaaaaagcaagaaagggagggggaggaggagaggaAGGGAGGGGAAGGGAAGGACATAgtgggaaatttttttttaataattatgtaaaatgtaaaaatgataataataaaaaaaattatgatattgatgataaaaattatgatgatgatgatgatgatgatgatgatgataataattaaaaaaattttttaatattgatagTAGTAATAGAAagtgtttattttattgaaagttataaaaaaaataaaataaaataaaataaataaataataaataataataacaataataataataataataaattaattaattacttttatttaatagtaattataaatattattttttgaaaaagtataatttatatttaaaaaattgccaaaacgaaaaaaagaatataatgaaGAAGATGCAGAAAAAATTCAACGACAacacaataaaagaaaagcattaaatcaacaaaattataaacaaaaaaaaactaacaattAAACAGAATCATATAATACTTGATCaaatatctgaaaatatttgtattttcaatACATCTAATGTTATTAaggtaattatgcataaaaaagTAGTCCTCTTCGAT
Encoded here:
- the LOC139101280 gene encoding uncharacterized protein; the encoded protein is MSQLDRETTSNLTKIADDAQQHLETLSSLGVSVSPEMAINIIESKLPKSTLDKWESSFDKDKPATLDFMHEFLYKRAVCVSKRDRNQMPESDRDKGEPLAKKRRQHVPHNTFMSNTMRNCIACNAKRHPLYACDKFQRLSVSKRFEIVKRARLCYTCLKSHIGIPCKALPCSVCKKRHNTLLHFEQSTLNQKTENLKPETDKTD
- the LOC139101282 gene encoding uncharacterized protein, producing the protein MGPVVLYAKCLMQDIWRHGLHWDESVPQIIYSKWLEFSTQLKIMKQITFDRKIFLNDYNDVQLHGFCDASSVGYGACLYMRTPGINDRVNSELICAKSRVAPLKPITIPRLKLCGALLLTRLYQEITDITRIKSNRIIFWCDSTIVLQWLKTPPHLLKTYIANRVAEVQEIANSVEWRHIRSEDNPADAISKGQLPNDFVKNQLWSCGPSWLAKRENKWPNECPSVEQIPELKKNACFLTTSIDRDIIKKYSSYNKTCKIITYCCRWKKDNKHTGQLSVEEIYKAEIRVLKIVQATEFAKEIRPVK
- the LOC139101281 gene encoding uncharacterized protein, whose product is MVYIYTNKHKVIKCRALLDTCASANFISQSAINRLGIRPVPQTIPISAINNLDSESRGIVRITIQSIYNDFRNELTCLTLPTIADMIPSDIFSRESITIPQNLKLADPEFHLPRPIDLLIGSCTTLSLFSIGQINISEKGINLYLQKTRLGWVIAGRSTTQQSSKITSYYLNSLETQLNKFWTIEEVASKKIISTEDQRCETHFLENVSRNSSEQYIVRLPFRESNPCIGDSQTIAHKQLLLLERKLKRDPVLHHKYSQIIKEYQGLGHMSVIDTQDNNGYYMSHHAVFKKSNNTTKTRIVFDASAKSTSGVSLNDVLMIGPTIQEKLFLHLIRFRTYNYVMTADIEKMYRQVLVHKDDRKYQRILWQENNTLKTLQLNTLTFGISSLPYLAIRTLHKLADDEGYNYPKAAHVLKSHLYVDDLLTGADSVKEF